Genomic DNA from Euleptes europaea isolate rEulEur1 chromosome 14, rEulEur1.hap1, whole genome shotgun sequence:
cccttggtatcaaactcaggtcatgagcagagcttggactgcagtactgcagcttactactctgcaccacagggctcttactcGCTATACTCTTCTATATATTTGTACTGTCATCCATCTCAGTCTGCTGGAAACTTTCTGGTACTATTTTATCTGTTGAAAATATTAGAGGGGGTGGGGTTATATGTTCTGTCTTTGGAATCCTGGCAGACTTTCTTTTAAAGTCAGCTTCTAGTTATCTGTGGTGAGCGTCATTATGTCGTCAAGCTGTGTCTTGTGAAGTCCCAGAAGTGGAAGGGGTCTAGGCAGAGCTGCTTGGGATCAGAGATGTTTGCCTACAGTGTTGTGTATtgatccttgtcactctcctatAGCATTGTGCCTCAGTCTCTTTCTTCTCTTGCTCTGGTCCTCTGAAAAAAATGTATTCAAACGATGCACTGGAGTGTGTCTATTCCTGACTCCATGGTGCATTAGGAAGGCCTTGTGTTATATTCTACCTTTGCATCCTCCCCACGCCAAGTATTCACAACAGTATATAATTGATTTTTATGTAGGTTCTGCATTCCTGATCTTTAGGGGCTGATCTTGTGATGGGCATTGTGCAGTGCCATGCCTGTAgaattcttccttccttccttccttagtcCCACAGTGGGGGAATTCCATTCATAACAAAGCCCTATTTTTGTTCTGTAGCTGAGATGGTATTAAATCTAGAATCGCCTATCGGAAATTGAAAGTGTTTAgtacggtcccagaccaacaataaaaattttttatatgataaaaataatagctatatacatcaataaatacataatcaTACATTCGTAGGAGAACTATTAAAACTTAAGCTTAACTAAAACACAGTTATAAtccacatataaatataaaaacactaaTTCGTTAGGTTCGACAATCGCCTATCCAGAATAGGTGATTCTGGCAGTGCAAACTGAACTGTGGTTCCAGATGAACTCATCATTTCACTGCCTTCTTATACAAGCACAAAGCAATTTTGCATGaagttctttttcctttttgctttagagtacctctgtcatgtttatgTGCGGAATGATGGGTTGGCTGGAGTGGTGATTGCAGACAATGAGTACCCACCACGGGTCTGCTTCACTTTGTTGGACAAGGTAAGCAGACGTTCCTACTGTGAGAGTAGACATTGCGGTAGGTGTTAGAAGGCCTAATGTGCTTTACTTGCACCTAAGGCCTTGTCTTAGGCCTTCGGGGGCATTTGACTTGTAACAAGAGCAGTTTCTCTACTGCTGCCTTTAAACCAAGCCATTTATCATTTATATTCTGGCTTGTTTCAgaggagctcaaggcagcgtaCACAGGGTTTCTGGCCTCTCTGCATATTGGCCAGGGTTGGTCCTACATAGCTTGTGAAGGGGAACTGCCTTCGTACACTCAGTTTGACtgacttcttttctgttaaagcacAAAAGCAGACACTCTTGCCTTGGTTTGTTACCAAGGGGTTTGTTGAGGTCTAGAACTACCTGTACATTTTACAATTATCTTTAATTGGGGAGGGTAAGCGCCCTCATAGAGAACAAATGAAGAGGAACTGGGTGTGAGTTGTCTTTCAGCGGTGATAGTGCTTACCAAAATTACCCAGTGTTCTCTGAGTCTTGaagagcagtcctaagcagagttatacccttataagcccattgacctcagtggaattagaaggaagtaactctgtttaggattgtggtgTTAGCCCCATAAGACCACCATAGTTACATGGTTGTTTGAACACCAGGAGATGTCTGTCCAAGATCATTTAGAGGCTTCATAATTAAAGGGTCTGGGTTAGTGTTCACTGATTTTGTTTAATATAAAAAGCTGTTTGTAGGGTGAAAGGCTTTCCCTAAATTCTCTATGATGAACTCCTGTTACCTTGCATTGTAGGTGCTGGATGAGTTCGCCAGGCAAGTTAGCAGAATAGACTGGCCCTCTGGATCCCCAGTGACGATAAACTACACAGCATTGGACAGCTACCTTAGTAAATACCAGGTACAGGCTGATCTATAAGTTGacaggtgaaggaagtggaatgGGGGCAGGGATCTCCAGCAGACTACAGACTTGCTCTGTCTTCTGGCCTAATGTCTTTCCACATTTTTAACATCAACAAAAAGTGTACAGATCCTATAAGGCACTGAGTATGTTGTAGCTCTTGTGAAATTgacatatgatttttaaaaacttggattTTGTCTTGTTATTTTTTGGTGTATGGGCCTTTTTTATACTACTACTTTTACTTTTTAAGACTGGCATGCATGGCTCTGCCAATAACCTCTAACCTCTGCCCCAATTACTTTCTCACCTCTTATCTTTCCTGTACTGTGTAAGTAGAACCTACATTCTGAGAAGAATTAATACTCAAGAATAGGGAGGGGATATGTATTTTATCAGGCCCACCAGTGTCAAGGCTTTATGTGTCTAGCTTGGAAGAACAATCCACTTTCGTCACTAGACTATCACGCAAAGGAGATCCTTCTAGCGACTGTCTCCAGCGTCTTGGCAACCGACATGCGGAGTGAAATGCTTTGCTGTCTTTCAGAATCCTCGTGATGCTGACGCAATGACAAAAGTACAAGCCGAGCTGGACGAGACCAAAATCATCTTGGTAAGGGCCACAACCTGGAGCCTTGCATGGCTTTCTTGAAATGGGTAGATTATgcgatttaaaaaacaacaaccgggGGCATAATTTTGGCATGGTGGCATTTTCAGACAGGTAACTTCTGTGTGAAATCTGAGTGGTAAGGTAATATACATGAACAGAGTGTCTGAAGGAGaaaagaaggagatgaacacaaTGTATATTTTAAACATGTGGAAACTGAAAATCTGGACTAGGAGACTGTGTTAATGGCCTCCTAAGCTAGGTACACATAGAGCTCACTGCCTGTGGACCTCAGTAACACTGCAGTGGCAGGAAAACGTACCCATTCttgttcactgtgtgaacagactgctggacttgatgggccttggtctgatccagcagggcttttcttatgttcttatgattacaAAGTATAACATGCGTGTTTGCTGTCATCAGTCTAGAAACTCTTTTTCACAAGTCTCTAAATGCTGTAAAACTATTTTCCTCTCTATAGAAGTACATGCGTGTGTCACTTCCATCCTGGGTTTCTTTGATGGGAGTGGCAGCTTCCTAAACCAGTCTTTTAATAGGCACCTGTCATTCTGCAATGTGAGCCTGGAGCTGAAAACATGATGCTATCAGGAGGAATTAGGTCATGACTACTACTGTGGCCATGAAcacctctctttcttttttttttaaccatgtcATGAAGATCTAAATTCATCTCTAATAAGGTTTCTTGTATTGTGGAGGAGTATCTTGCTTTGTCCTGCCCCAGAGGTGATTCTTCTCCTGCAACTTAGGAGGGCCTTGTTTGTGATGAATTGTGCATCTCCAATTAAGATGAGCAGATACTGTAACAAACTATGGTTGCTGTTTTAATCCTACATTGTATTTGTCAGTCCAGGCCAGAACACTGAGGGTTGGTGATGAAGCATACTCCAACAAGATCAGCAGAGTGAAAAATAATATTATTGTAAAAAGATAATTTAGTAAGGCAGCAGCAAAATTTAGCAATCTGAGGATGCTTActgggattttaatttttttttgtgggcCTATCTGAGCTGCTGCTTTCAAAAGAGGAGGAAGTCAATTCTATCCACTCCCAAGAGGGATCCATTTTAATGGTAACCAAGTAGGCATGAGGAGGGCTCACCCTCTGTCCTTACAAAGGACCGTCAGACCTCAGCTCAACCTATACCCCGCTTCTCCATCAGATGATCTTCACGTAAGATGAAAGACTGATCCAAAATTTGAACGTAGAATAATTAAATTCAGCTGagaatatgcccccccccccgcaaacttGGCAGTATAAAGTGTTCGTAAATAGTATACCTGGCAGTATAAAAGCTGTCCCCTATTAAAATCCATGAATGGCTTAATTGAATAAAGTAGATGTTGCCTGATATCTAGAAGGTACCCAGGCAAGTACGATTGGTGACAGAAGGGTCTTTGCAGAGTACAAAAATGTAGATCActgactttgggggttaccgcacttgtattcccagtgatgtattaagagtttgaaaacgttataaaaaaatactgttcgcactttgtttggcccctttagctgtgaagacgtcttccaaccatttataagccatggtatccaaaaacccttttaaaacgatgttttttacaacattttcaaactcttaatacatcgctgggaatacaaagtgtggtaaccccctttgttaaaaaaaaaggatattgtgcTTTCGAAACTTCTGGATCAGAACGTGCAAACTTTATATTTAAATGAAAGCAGAGgtaccatggggagggggctataGAGTAAGGCTCTGGGTGCTGTGATAAGGCTATACTTGCTGTCTGCAGCTGGGCTTATGGAGTCTCTGGCAACATACACGCTCCCTCTTTCAGCTTTGTCTTTTCCCACTTAGCACAATACCATGGAGTCTTTGTTAGAACGAGGAGAGAAACTGGATGACTTGGTGTCCAAATCGGAGGTCCTTGGAACTCAGTCAAAAGCCTTCTACAAAACTGTAAGTATGTCCAGGCCAGCGCTCCAGCTCTCCTGTCACATCAGCTCCTTTCTGTCTGTAGCTGAGTGTTTTTGTGTCAGTGAGAGGATGGATCTTTCTGAGGCAGCAAGCTCTGGCAGCGTGTTCTCTGAGTGAGGTGCTGCGAAACGCCTGAAAGACCAGGGAGAGCTAATGAGGTGCTGGAGTGGTATAGGTTAATGTTGAGTTCCCTTGCTGGCCCTGCAAAGAGTTCTCCGTTTGTGACAGTTGTATGGCAAAATGCTTCCAAGTCTGCAAGGCTGTCTTGCCGCAGCAGGTTCCTCTAAACCCTGGGGAGAGTGAAACACAGATGGCTGTTGCGTTCTGCTGAAATGTGATGCTTTGTTCTGGCTTCTTGTGTATTTTTctactacttaaaaaaaatcatctccAAATTACTATATTTTATGTGATTCAATGGCTTTTGGACCCAGGCATTTCAGTAGGAGGTGATTGTAGTGCTGAGTTACTACCCAGAATTCCCTGCAACGCAGAGTTTTAGGGGGAGGGAAATTTATGGCATGGAACATTATATTTTTTAATACAGCAACTTGCATAGTAAATGGGAGGTAgccactttgggtttttttttttttttgctggaggtGAAATGGCAGGAGATTCAGACTTTTGAAGGACATGAAATGGTTGGAGTCTTGGGTCTTCCCTGCTGGAAAAAAAGCTTGTTTACAAGTTTCATAATTGCTCTAATTTGGGCTAAGCACAACCTGTAGATAGAAACAGATGTGAGGAAACCCCTTGCTCACATTTGGCCCATCGTATTAGCGTTAGGCTTGCCGTGGCTGCTCTTTTCTTGCCTGTATTGCTGCTGTTCCTTCCCATCCTGCTTCGTGCTCAGCAGTGGTGGCCACGCCCCCATGATGGCACCAGTGGGGACCTCTGAGGACTTTTTACTTGTTGGCTTGTCAATGGAAAGCCTCTCACTATGTGCACGCTTATTTTGTCTACATCCTCTTAAGGCACGAAAGCAGAACTCGTGCTGTGAAATCATGTGACCCTGTCAGCTGCGCCCCACCTTCTGTTCTGGACTATCAGGCCTTCACTCACATTCAGCACTCCGGAGAAAAGGCAGCAAGAAGATGTATCCCAAAACTACCTACGATGGCAATCCTTGTTTCCAGAGTTCAGCCACTTCAGCCAGACTGGATGCCTGGAATGGGACACGGTGTTGTGGTTCATGAACTTAAAACAAtcttttattccccctccccttgaaagAAGGCATTTTGGACTCCCAAGATGTCTGTGTTATGGGAGTGAGCATAATTGTATTTTCCCCACTGGGCTGAAGGGGCAGTGGCAGTTCTGGCAGTCTGGTTGGTAGTCACTGTTGGATTGTGGGGGGCTTCCTTTGCCCTGCTTCTTTCTGAAACCTGAAGTCAGCTGTGGACTTGTTCTGTATCGATCACTGTTTGCTCATGTAACACTAGGAAAACTGGCTAAAGGTTGCAAGCCAGTCTTGAGTTTGAGGTCTCCATGCTATGTCTGGTAACAATGAGGAGTTTCCCTTCGGGCTAAAATGTCCTGAGCTAGTTAAGGGAGCAAGGCAGAAACCTTGTCTGTCTGTCACCCCCTTCAGAGTCACTCTGCAATCCTTTTGACTGACAGGCTGGGGCGAGAGGCCTGGGGTGGCCTGAGAACTGGTGCTGCTTCGTTAAACGGACTGAGGAGCTCTGTGGGGGTGGGTGAACGTGGCCTCGTGAAACGGCTTGAAATTCTTCCTTGGCCGAAGATGGGCAGCTCTTCCTGTGCTGGGACCATGTTTGCCAACACGGCAAGCAACAGTGGATTGACGGGTTTTCATGACTGACACGGTTGCCCTTTGTCCAGTCCAGGATTTTATTGGAGAAGGCATGATGCTCTGCAGCTCCACCTGGAAATGTGCACCTGAGAGCTGATACAGGGGAGGGCTCACCTGTGGGTTCTAGTCAGTGGCTTTTGTTGCTTTAGCTGTGCAGCCTTGTTATCCTCCTGCACCGGCACTCTGTTGTGTCATGGCTACTGTTTGGCAGCGCCAGCGCCACAGTATTGACCCGTAGCCATTTGTCGATGGCATTTGTGCTGATCTCCAAAAGCATCATCTGCTGCTCTCCGTTAGGAGTTGTGCCAGAGTTCTGTGAAGTTTGACCTGTCTTAAGCCTCTGAAGTTGTGTGATTTGATGTTGTCTTGTGACATTCTTAGCTGGCCCTACATGCCTCCTTCCTGGAGAGTTTGTCCCTACCTGCTAGTCTTGTGTAAGTACTAGACGTTGTTGTTAGTACCCTTCTTTCTGTCAGTGATGCCTGAGTTTTGAGGTCCACATGGGAGGCAGATATACAGTTCTGTAGTTGGGTTTCCCTCTCTGGTTTAACCCTCTCCCCATTGCAGCAGCGTTAGGTGGGAACATGTCTATGCACATGCATGTGCACCAGGATGAGAAATATGATGCTTAAAATAGATTTGTGTCTGGCAAGGGCCCTGATGAAACAGTAGTAGTAAGCAGGGCTGTGTTGCTGTTAGTCAGTGGGATTGTGGGTAAGTCAGCACACGACTCTTACATCAGACAGGGtagtcccctcccccccagaataACCACCATTCATCTGGATGGTCCTGATGGTCGTtgaaaaaagagggagaggggaagtttccTTGTGCCGCTCTACAAGAAACTGTCCTTAAATGTTGATAGCAGATGCGGTCTGTCCGGGCAAAGCAGAGGCTTACTGATTGAGTTGTAAGGAAAAATGCCATCCTGGTCTTCGTTCTTTGTTCTCACTTAAAGAGGTATGGTCTATTCTTTGCTTTTGTGTCCTGTTTTGACTACCTTTAATTCTTACAACTAACCAGCAGTTAACCAAATTGCAAACCTCTTATGACTTAAATCACCTGGTGACAAAAACCTAACATTGAGCCGAGCTCCACAGGCATGGGGCAGGCTAACTGAGCAACCTAGAGCTTTAATATGCCTCTGTTTATCTTTGATGGCCTGTATGGGGGGAGGTCCTGGGACTTTGACAGCTTGGCTGCATTTATGTGCACTCTGTGGCAGTTctccttgggggaaggggttGGGCTAAAGGATGCACCAAAGGTAGTCTGCTTGCATTGGCACTTAAGGGTGTATTGGCAGAAGCAGTACAACATCTGCCTTGGTGCCAGCGTTCGATTGccttaatttttctttttcccGTCTCTGCTTCAGGTCTAGGCCTAGGGCTGTCATGTTTTCTGTAAAGCCATCTTCTGTTGCAGCCAGTTTGGTTTCTGGGCTGTTGCTTTGGTCCTAACAAGACAGGGGGTGGGTAGAGAGCTGCTGCGAGTTCTGTGTTACTGCTTACTTCAGAAGAAAGCTGTTCTTCCCACTAAGCGTTCTTTGAATGAAAACCTGGACTTCGGAGACTTGCCCAGAAGAGTAAAGAGCGAACTGGTTTAGTTACTGTTTTCTGCCCACTATGTTAAATGTTCTCGTATCTAATCCTACACTCCATCTAATGGGGAAGCTTTTAAAGactgtattttaataaatattgcCTAACTTTTTGTGTATGTACTGGTTACTGGATTACATCTAAATGGATAAAGTTGTTCACTTGATGgttcaaaaaaaaaatggctaTGTCTTATGTTATCCATGCAGCAATTACACAGGCACAGCAATGTGGTGTATTGACAggtgggttcaattccccacttggccgtgaagctcactgggtggcctttggGCTAGTCAGTCACGTTCTctgtctaacctatctcacaggtaaAACAGGAGGAAGAGAGAACCCTGGGTGCTGCCTGCCTTGAGCTCACTGGGTAAAGATAACGTGGTCTTTCTGTCAGAACAAACCGTCTTGACTTTATATCGGTCTGAAATTTGGCCCAGAGTGCTTACATGGAAAGGCTGCAAAGGGGTAAAATTGAAAACCCAAACTTAAAAGGACCGGAGTTATGCATGTAATAGAAATAATTGTTTTACACTGGCTAGTTGAGAACTCCTTGATTGATTTGACCACTTAGTAACTTCCAGTTTAGGAAACAGTGTGTCCCTGTGTTGCATAGTGATTAAGTAATGTACTAGATGCTATGTAgcctttttttccaaaaaagatTTATATATCTTTTATTGCCTATAAAATCAGGCCTCTTTGAAATTTGGGAGGGGCGGGCTTTAGCTGAAATGTGCAATCTTTGATAATTCCATTCTAATTTGGTAGAACTTAGAGCTGCAAATAGTTCTTTTTTGTTTCAAGAAGAAATGTTTCATTCCTTCTAATATTTTCGAGTGTAAATAGCTTAGTTTCCCCCTTTTGTACTATCTTTCTACATCCTaattagttgttttttttaaaaaaaaaaaacctcagctaCTGGTCACTGCCAGTTGCACGAGGAGGACTGGGCTCTTTAAAAAGCTCGACAGTGAAGACTTGCCGTGTAATTAAGTTACCTTTTGTTCtcaacaaaagataaaacaaaatCCCTTGTAAGAAAAGAGTTAAGACCGTTATAAATTCACTCATGTTTCTTGAAAAATTGACACTTAAGGGCGCTTTCGAACATGccaaatgcactttcaatccactttcacccCTTCCTTTGAGATTTCATTGGTTTGATGGAAGTGCAGGAACATGAACAAGAAGAGAAGGAACCGAAGCGACTTTTTTtgtccctttttgtttttgttttttttatttgcagtTTCCCGAGACAAAAACAAAGTCGGAATCATCTTTACACTTACAAGGCTCAGAAAGAAAAGACAGTGAAAtggcaagaaaaagaaagggagagtaAGTCAGAAAGAGGAAAAAGATCCACCAGCATTCATGGGACAGACTTAACAGCTCAGCTTTGCTTTTTGTTctcatagatatagatatatatagattttttttctctttaaaggtcatgcaaaagaaaatacaacccccctcccccaatccaaaAATACCCCCAGCAACGCACTTAGTTCCATAGTAAACAAGGTGAACACCAAAGGGGAGGAGGCCCCGGTACATTAATGTTTAATAATGAAACACCTGTTTCAACATGCGGCTcgtaatttttttttcatatacaTGGATGTAGAGACTTTTCTCAGTATGTCTTCTAAAGAAACCACACAAGCATAGTATATTATGCCCCCAACTGTGAATTCTCACTCTCCTTGCACATTTCTCCAATACCCACCTCCCCTATCttccaacccctcccctggaaaagaaatgcagaaaaaaaagtGCTCGAGAGAAAGACAAGTCGTCCAGAATGGGCGGCTCCACCCATCATCTCCTCCATGGTATACAGCTGGACTTTCCCCTCTTGGAAGCACAATCTCCCTCCCAATTGGGAACGGGACATGGGTCACCTTGACAGTTTGTTAGATCCTGTTTGTGTGGATGGAtgtgggagagggaaaaacaTTTGTTTTGACCTTAACCCCAGCAGTCTGCATTCTGTTCTCTTAAAAcaccctcttcctgctgcagagaGGGCATAAACggggttgaggaggggaaggatggCAGGGGTACATCCTCTCCTAAGCCTCATCTAGAAAGAGGAGCATCATTTTACACTTTCTGCACCACTGAGCTCCTtctgaactgttctctgtcaggTTTGGCGATGCAGTGCAAAGCCCAGTCTAGGGACAGGGCAGGAGTAAGAGATCCAATCTCTTTAGAATAAAGTGCTTTCAATGCTGTATCAGTGCTGGTgggacacccacccacccaccgatgcccaccctctcttctccctcccctctccccccattcTCCCACATCTGCTCAGTCATTCTGGCTTGGTCCAATGGGTCCTTACATTCATTGGCCACGGGGAGTGCTGCATGAGATGAGGATGTTTGAAATGCTGCAGATGAGCACTCTCTACCAGTCAGAATCCATCAGCTATGGTCACACATGCGCCATGCGTTTCTCCTCTTAAGTAGCAGAGGAATTGATGACTGTCACACCTAACAATGGAATGAATGGATAAGCTAAAACATCTTCTCATTAACTTCAACAATGTAGTGGGAGATAGTCTCGAAGACCCCCCTCCCCGTAACTTATGAGTCATTGCATAGGGCAAGCTGGCCTCTATAACAGTAATATACAGGACTGTGTCTATTGCTCTCAAGCAGATCGTCAGAGCTGGGCTAGCAGCTCTACACAGAGGTGCTAATGTGCAAAGACATTACTAAATCTAAGACGGGCATGAACTTTGTCTAAACCCTGAACCACAGccaacctccccttcccccaaggcaCAGATATGCTTTGAACATTTCTCTCTGTGCTGTCAATCGAGCACACCGACACCTTGACTCCTCACATCATCAGAAGGGAACCTTGTGTTGGGAAAGGCAGAGCAGCTCATTGGTGTCCAACACCTGCACCAAAGAGGTTTCCTAGCAAACCTTGCAAGAATTCCAAGGTCAGCTTGAAGCTTtgccttccttcttcctcttctcataGTCCCTTTGAGGGTTTTAAACCCCAATTTGTCCTTCTCCACTGGGAGAAGGCTCTAGGGAGGTGCAATTTTTACCCTGGGACGTCAACTTTATTTAGGAACTAGAAACCAAACATGCAGCCAGCCACTCTCTTTCTGAACTGCTCAGCATTGCTGGGGGTCTTCCAAATACTAAGAAAAGGCATGTTCACCTCTTGGTTTCTTAGATAACAGTTTTTTATGCACAGATTCCACTATAGGAGCTATCAGCAGAACGGAGATTCATTCTCATACTTCCAGATCTGGCTTTATGGCACTTAAATCAATGAAAAACGGCAAGGGTGGCTATAAATGTTAAGAAGAATAGACACGTTGGTGAGCTCTGGTCTGG
This window encodes:
- the YKT6 gene encoding synaptobrevin homolog YKT6 produces the protein MKLYSLSVLYKGDPKVHLLKAAYDVSSFSFFQRSSVQEFMTFTSQLIVERSDLGSRASVKEQEYLCHVYVRNDGLAGVVIADNEYPPRVCFTLLDKVLDEFARQVSRIDWPSGSPVTINYTALDSYLSKYQNPRDADAMTKVQAELDETKIILHNTMESLLERGEKLDDLVSKSEVLGTQSKAFYKTARKQNSCCEIM